A window of the Dongshaea marina genome harbors these coding sequences:
- a CDS encoding GIY-YIG nuclease family protein codes for MLNKITQIGFRKVGEWYLDNQKPQLNIHEEAESSNILYSFVVDGIPKYIGKTTQPLKKRMYGYLNPGATQSTNIRNHQNILDALTTNSSIELYVLPDHGLLHFGEFHLNLAAGLEDSLIAKLSPAWNGGEPTETIKIQLGDTYYNKGFFNIPVAYQEQFGADGEEIEIYLGYSKTRVKGYINRTANTNETPRIMGGKEMTSWLNNHFEQGDVIYIAIKSSHAILIRNNSSQLQPA; via the coding sequence ATGCTGAATAAAATTACTCAGATTGGCTTTAGAAAAGTCGGAGAGTGGTACCTTGATAACCAAAAGCCTCAATTGAATATTCATGAAGAGGCAGAATCATCAAACATCTTGTATAGCTTCGTTGTCGATGGGATCCCAAAATATATAGGGAAGACAACTCAGCCTCTCAAAAAGCGTATGTATGGTTACCTCAATCCGGGAGCGACACAGAGCACCAATATTCGCAACCATCAGAACATTCTGGATGCATTGACAACAAACTCCTCTATCGAGCTGTATGTACTCCCTGATCATGGGCTACTCCATTTTGGAGAGTTTCACCTCAATCTGGCAGCAGGATTGGAGGACTCTCTCATCGCTAAGCTCTCTCCAGCCTGGAATGGCGGAGAGCCAACAGAAACAATTAAGATCCAACTTGGCGATACCTACTACAACAAAGGATTCTTTAATATCCCTGTCGCATATCAGGAGCAATTTGGTGCTGATGGTGAAGAGATTGAGATATACCTTGGCTATTCAAAGACACGGGTTAAGGGCTATATAAACCGCACTGCGAATACCAATGAAACCCCAAGAATCATGGGTGGCAAAGAGATGACAAGCTGGTTGAATAACCACTTTGAGCAGGGTGACGTTATTTATATCGCGATAAAATCAAGTCATGCAATTCTGATCCGCAATAACAGTTCTCAGCTTCAGCCAGCGTAG
- a CDS encoding TM0106 family RecB-like putative nuclease, with product MDEGGLEYLWGNSYFDEQGKRQFIDFWAHNREQEKQAFTDFIRWVYQRWQRDPNMHIYHYANYEIAACRKLMGRYGCCEYELDQLLRNEVFVDLYKVVKGGLLIGEPRYSIKNVEHLYRGQRDTEVGNGSDSVVVYENWHELNALGEEGDSWQTSKTLKDIRDYNIDDCNSTQELVEWLRAQQAEHGISYLGKTEVEEPEIPEEVTERTLLRDRLLARSEDGSSQQTLLDENLAWTLEFHRREAKPVFWRLFDRLGMSHHELTDDIDCLACCERTGLEPYKPKPRARLLAYEYQFPAEQEFKIPRNEGMYLLGEDRQKITLDLDECDFERGRLVVKAKQEPEQLISLIPNEYVNPKPIPEAIADVVSRHEQGALGESAIRDFLLRSKPRIKGHSGGSIVSSQSSDERLKEIINAVTQLNNSYLTIQGPPGAGKTYTGKQIIAELLKQGKRIGIASNSHKAINNLLLGVAQFCQQQGIEAHCYCTNKTGDELTEAGIEIVKNNIIADKLKDACVVGTTAWGFCRDELSEQFDYLFIDEAGQVSVANLIGMSRSASNLVLMGDQMQLGQPSQGSHPADSGLSILDYLLYDSPIIAPDMGVFLGTTYRMHPEVNRFISDAIYDGELDAASGNEFQSIEAPEGYAGVLCCEAGVQFVPLEHEGNTQASDEEVAEIKRLANQLLGRRFTSKSGEQRIISWEDMLFVAPYNHQVTKLKQALGEQARVGSVDKFQGQEAPIVFFSLCASDAAESPRGVDFLFDKHRINVAISRAQALVVVVGNPQLFSNSVNSLEQMKKVNVLARLLQYTRSPGSVGV from the coding sequence CTGGATGAGGGCGGGCTGGAGTATCTGTGGGGCAACTCCTATTTTGATGAGCAAGGTAAGCGCCAATTTATCGATTTTTGGGCGCACAATCGTGAGCAGGAGAAGCAGGCCTTTACCGACTTCATTCGCTGGGTGTATCAGCGTTGGCAGCGTGATCCGAATATGCATATCTACCACTATGCCAATTATGAGATTGCTGCTTGTCGCAAGCTGATGGGGCGCTATGGCTGCTGTGAATATGAGCTGGATCAGCTATTGCGCAATGAGGTATTTGTCGATCTCTATAAGGTTGTCAAAGGTGGGCTTCTCATCGGTGAGCCCCGCTACTCCATCAAGAATGTAGAGCACCTCTACCGTGGCCAGCGTGACACAGAGGTCGGTAATGGTAGTGACTCAGTGGTGGTGTATGAAAACTGGCATGAACTAAATGCCCTGGGTGAAGAGGGAGACAGCTGGCAAACCTCGAAGACACTTAAAGATATCCGTGACTACAACATCGATGACTGTAACTCGACTCAGGAGCTGGTCGAGTGGCTGCGAGCACAGCAAGCCGAGCATGGCATCAGCTATCTGGGCAAGACGGAGGTCGAGGAGCCCGAGATTCCTGAAGAGGTCACCGAGCGAACCCTGCTTCGCGATCGATTATTGGCGCGCAGCGAAGATGGCTCGTCACAGCAAACACTGCTCGATGAGAATCTTGCCTGGACTTTGGAGTTTCATCGGCGCGAGGCAAAACCTGTGTTCTGGCGACTCTTTGACCGTCTGGGGATGAGTCACCATGAGCTCACCGACGATATCGACTGTCTGGCGTGTTGCGAACGAACCGGGCTGGAGCCTTACAAGCCTAAACCCAGAGCAAGACTCCTTGCTTATGAGTACCAATTTCCAGCCGAACAGGAATTTAAAATCCCAAGAAATGAGGGGATGTATCTCCTTGGGGAGGATAGGCAAAAAATAACTCTGGATTTGGATGAGTGTGACTTTGAGCGTGGCCGGTTGGTGGTGAAGGCCAAACAGGAGCCTGAACAGCTCATTTCACTCATCCCAAATGAATATGTGAATCCCAAACCAATCCCTGAGGCGATTGCTGATGTGGTGAGCCGCCATGAGCAGGGTGCTCTGGGGGAATCTGCTATTAGAGATTTTTTACTGCGGAGTAAACCCAGAATCAAAGGGCACTCCGGTGGATCCATTGTCAGCAGCCAGTCATCTGATGAGCGGCTTAAAGAGATTATCAATGCGGTGACTCAACTTAATAACAGCTACCTGACCATTCAGGGGCCTCCGGGGGCTGGTAAAACCTATACCGGCAAGCAGATCATCGCCGAGCTGTTAAAGCAGGGCAAGCGGATCGGGATAGCCAGCAATAGTCATAAGGCGATCAATAACCTGCTACTGGGAGTCGCTCAATTCTGTCAGCAGCAGGGGATCGAGGCACACTGTTACTGCACTAATAAGACCGGCGATGAGCTGACTGAGGCAGGTATTGAGATTGTTAAGAACAATATTATCGCAGACAAACTCAAGGATGCCTGTGTCGTCGGCACCACGGCCTGGGGTTTTTGCCGGGATGAGCTCAGTGAGCAGTTTGATTATCTGTTTATCGATGAGGCTGGGCAGGTTTCGGTGGCCAATCTCATCGGGATGAGCCGCTCAGCCAGCAATCTGGTGTTGATGGGCGATCAGATGCAGCTGGGTCAACCCTCTCAGGGCTCACACCCGGCAGACAGTGGTTTGTCGATTCTGGATTATCTGCTGTATGACTCACCGATCATTGCGCCGGATATGGGAGTCTTTTTGGGAACCACTTATCGGATGCATCCTGAGGTAAACCGTTTTATCAGTGACGCCATCTATGATGGTGAGCTGGATGCGGCATCGGGGAATGAGTTTCAGTCCATTGAGGCCCCGGAGGGGTATGCCGGAGTTCTTTGCTGTGAGGCGGGTGTGCAGTTTGTTCCACTGGAGCATGAGGGCAATACCCAGGCGAGTGATGAAGAGGTTGCTGAGATAAAGCGGCTTGCCAATCAGCTGTTGGGGCGTCGTTTTACCAGCAAGAGTGGTGAGCAGCGAATCATAAGTTGGGAGGATATGCTGTTCGTGGCGCCCTATAACCATCAGGTAACCAAGCTTAAGCAAGCCCTGGGTGAGCAGGCCAGAGTCGGGAGTGTTGATAAGTTCCAGGGGCAGGAGGCACCCATAGTGTTCTTTAGCCTGTGCGCCAGTGATGCGGCAGAGTCGCCCCGGGGAGTCGATTTTCTGTTTGATAAACACAGGATCAATGTCGCCATCTCCAGAGCTCAGGCACTGGTAGTGGTGGTGGGTAACCCACAGCTTTTTTCCAACTCGGTGAACTCGCTGGAGCAGATGAAGAAGGTCAATGTACTGGCGAGATTGCTGCAATATACCCGGAGCCCGGGATCTGTTGGTGTTTGA
- a CDS encoding WYL domain-containing protein: protein MAKKNPKSLDDLSAPQRERLWLIDFLAQFKGELTRNDVVKRFGVTLSNATIDLALYRKLAPENIHYDARSKTYQRTQSFVPLFDYEPLKTLSTLSEGVSEGFHSGPTPVSISPSHHLNQPDLEILASVCRAIHFRQALRASYISLTSGETERELVPHSLVDTGQRWHVRAYCRKRQEFRDFVLTRFTQICSEGLTIDSEQESVECDNDWNAKVTLTLIPHPGVSFPEAIERDYGMQNGTLEVTGLPAATIGYLLRLWSVDCSADHRLSAAEYQLALANPADLHSAGNFAIAPGAQLS, encoded by the coding sequence ATGGCCAAGAAAAACCCCAAGTCTCTGGATGATCTTTCCGCTCCTCAGCGCGAGCGGCTGTGGCTGATCGACTTTCTGGCTCAGTTCAAAGGTGAGTTAACCCGTAATGATGTGGTGAAGCGCTTTGGGGTGACACTCTCTAATGCCACCATAGATCTGGCGCTGTACCGCAAGCTGGCTCCGGAGAATATCCACTACGATGCACGTAGTAAGACTTACCAACGCACTCAAAGCTTTGTGCCACTATTTGACTATGAGCCACTAAAGACCCTCTCGACTCTGAGTGAAGGTGTTTCAGAGGGCTTTCACAGTGGCCCCACTCCGGTCTCTATCAGTCCCAGCCATCACCTAAACCAACCAGACCTTGAGATCCTGGCCAGTGTCTGCCGCGCCATCCATTTCAGACAGGCCCTGCGAGCCAGCTATATCTCCCTCACCAGTGGTGAAACCGAGCGGGAGCTGGTTCCCCACTCTCTGGTCGACACCGGGCAGCGCTGGCATGTCCGCGCCTATTGCCGCAAGCGTCAGGAGTTTCGTGACTTTGTACTAACTCGCTTTACTCAGATCTGCAGCGAAGGATTAACCATTGACTCTGAGCAGGAGTCCGTTGAGTGCGATAACGACTGGAATGCAAAAGTCACGCTCACCCTGATCCCACACCCGGGGGTGAGCTTTCCTGAAGCGATAGAGCGTGACTATGGAATGCAAAATGGCACACTGGAAGTCACCGGACTCCCTGCAGCAACAATAGGCTATCTGCTTAGACTGTGGAGTGTTGACTGTTCAGCTGATCACAGGCTAAGTGCCGCCGAGTATCAGCTGGCGCTGGCAAACCCAGCAGACCTTCACTCTGCAGGTAATTTTGCGATTGCGCCAGGCGCACAACTGAGCTGA
- a CDS encoding McrC family protein gives MPDIIQIREYASITCDQSQTRSLNLGVVSPATFNWLLELQARWKGRAQLLEIEGKQRLKICSYVGFLRSPTGEEIEILPKTQQHEFSDPGELDGCRGLLFNMLLVAMHLKPREAESAQLRRTDAPVHEWVIQCFLAELKQLINRGLRFDYQAVEEESRFIRGQINLARQSRQTPDRATWFHIQHNIYSPQRRENRLLKTALDYALKLTKSSDNWRLANELAHQLITIEAYQQPMQELPRWQSSKLMKGYDAIKPWCELILEQLNPSFQQGQHEGVALLFAMERLFEEYVSHCLRGSLHSSARLKTQAASKYLLRHQPRETEQVSNWFQLKPDLLLETKQQCSVLDTKWKLLNDMHNTSEHKYGIKQSDIYQLYAYGHKYMQGQGDMMLIYPRHSAFDEPLPVFSFDERLHLWAVPFDLKTQQLVPGEWQQAFSQMLIQ, from the coding sequence ATGCCTGACATCATCCAAATACGCGAGTATGCTTCGATCACCTGCGATCAGAGTCAAACTCGAAGCCTCAACCTGGGAGTGGTCTCTCCGGCAACCTTTAACTGGTTGCTTGAGCTACAGGCTCGCTGGAAGGGACGAGCTCAGCTCTTAGAGATTGAGGGTAAACAGAGGCTTAAGATCTGTAGTTATGTTGGTTTTTTGCGAAGCCCGACGGGTGAAGAGATCGAGATCCTGCCTAAAACACAGCAGCATGAGTTTTCAGATCCCGGGGAGCTCGATGGCTGCCGGGGGCTGCTGTTCAATATGCTGTTGGTGGCGATGCACCTTAAGCCTCGGGAAGCAGAGTCCGCTCAGCTACGCCGAACAGACGCACCTGTGCATGAGTGGGTGATTCAGTGCTTTTTGGCTGAACTTAAGCAGCTGATTAACCGAGGGCTACGCTTTGACTACCAGGCTGTAGAAGAGGAGAGCCGCTTTATCCGGGGGCAGATCAATCTTGCCCGTCAGAGCCGACAAACACCGGATCGGGCAACCTGGTTTCATATCCAGCACAACATCTATAGTCCACAGCGCCGGGAAAATCGGCTCCTGAAAACGGCTTTGGATTATGCTCTCAAACTAACCAAGAGTTCAGATAACTGGCGCCTGGCCAATGAACTGGCACACCAGCTCATCACCATTGAAGCCTATCAGCAACCTATGCAGGAGTTACCTCGCTGGCAAAGTAGTAAGCTGATGAAAGGCTATGACGCGATCAAACCCTGGTGTGAACTGATTCTGGAACAACTCAATCCCAGCTTTCAACAGGGGCAGCATGAAGGTGTAGCGTTGCTATTTGCGATGGAGAGACTGTTTGAAGAGTATGTTTCCCACTGTCTACGAGGTTCGCTGCATAGCAGTGCTCGCCTGAAGACTCAGGCGGCCAGCAAGTATCTTCTGAGGCATCAGCCAAGAGAAACAGAGCAAGTGAGTAACTGGTTCCAACTCAAGCCAGATCTGTTATTAGAGACCAAACAGCAGTGCTCCGTGCTGGATACCAAGTGGAAGCTCCTTAACGACATGCACAACACCTCTGAGCACAAATATGGGATCAAGCAATCCGATATCTATCAGCTCTATGCCTATGGCCACAAGTACATGCAAGGCCAGGGAGATATGATGCTGATCTACCCGAGACACAGTGCATTCGATGAGCCTCTCCCGGTGTTTAGCTTTGATGAAAGACTCCACCTGTGGGCTGTTCCTTTTGATCTTAAAACTCAACAGCTGGTGCCTGGCGAATGGCAACAGGCATTCTCACAGATGCTTATCCAGTAA
- a CDS encoding AAA family ATPase has product MFKRLEEISCYLNNDEGVVVSEELKRRTNLEKMPEAFRECFNQDVLPILKALRDNAHTPYFTTRNDSRLKFYLENGMWLFTIEPLQNCQFNIRFSIRQQIRNEFYELNYFKNLYEARNIDDTYAPYQYRFTAEDIDGMREACQLFKSLLAKSLTEDRTIVTGTINSTHNSPDGLAINFRKKDKELLPLNSNDVQPIQLELNGKSYQAKIHHPDKGGVWVSPVCYFEEEKITLSSILLPCGFRAKDKIQIAFNGTHGIVLNTQQNSNTQQEAQEKNMSHIPLNTILFGPPGTGKTYHTTEHAVKIADPEWFAEQSDLLSDDELRKALKHRYDELLEQKRIVFTTFHQSFAYEDFIEGIRATTDEDSGALKYEIQDGIFKQLCDKACSRDAILSEESIDLSGRRFWKMSLGNTKLEDDDYIYQECLENNYVLLGWGGNIDFSGCNNKDSIKEKFEQEHGEVHDFALASVHRFKNEIQKGDLIVISDGNRKFRAIAEITGEYMHQPEDDRDDYHQARSVKWLRRYEPSQPVEALFNKNLTQKTLYELKGETIVLKRMAELLAPTGTTEQALKPHVIVIDEINRGNISRIFGELITLLEPSKRKGEDEGHSVTLPYSKTPFTIPNNLYVVGTMNTADKSLAQLDLALRRRFSFIEMLPNPKLLQGIEVFGVEIDELLSTINQRIEVLLDQDHMIGHSYFMQLPSLESEEDRQQELKRIFKENILPLLQEYFFDDFERIGWVLNDPKKSDECRFITQGGDNSIEKLFGAEVAGQLSDRRYRLNESAFENPEAYLGIIG; this is encoded by the coding sequence ATGTTTAAACGTTTAGAAGAGATTAGCTGTTATCTAAATAATGATGAAGGTGTTGTTGTTTCTGAAGAGCTAAAACGCCGCACTAACCTTGAGAAGATGCCTGAGGCGTTCCGAGAGTGCTTTAATCAAGATGTGCTCCCCATTCTTAAGGCACTTCGTGACAACGCTCATACACCATACTTTACAACACGAAATGACAGTCGCCTCAAGTTCTACTTAGAGAATGGAATGTGGTTATTTACGATAGAACCACTACAAAATTGCCAGTTCAATATAAGGTTTTCTATACGCCAGCAGATTAGAAACGAATTCTATGAGCTCAATTACTTTAAAAATTTATATGAAGCGAGAAATATAGACGATACCTACGCTCCCTATCAGTATCGCTTCACTGCCGAAGATATTGATGGAATGAGAGAGGCTTGTCAGCTATTCAAAAGCCTCCTAGCAAAGAGCTTAACAGAAGACAGAACCATTGTTACGGGTACGATCAACTCAACTCATAACTCTCCCGATGGTCTGGCGATTAACTTCAGGAAAAAAGATAAAGAACTCCTGCCTCTCAATTCAAATGATGTGCAGCCCATACAGCTGGAGCTCAATGGTAAATCCTACCAAGCCAAAATCCATCATCCTGATAAGGGTGGTGTCTGGGTATCTCCTGTCTGCTATTTTGAAGAGGAAAAGATCACCCTATCAAGCATCCTTCTTCCTTGTGGCTTCCGAGCAAAAGATAAAATCCAGATCGCGTTTAACGGTACTCACGGCATAGTTCTAAATACCCAACAAAACAGTAATACTCAGCAAGAAGCCCAAGAGAAAAATATGAGCCATATCCCTCTCAATACCATATTGTTTGGCCCTCCCGGAACCGGCAAGACTTACCACACAACTGAGCATGCGGTGAAGATAGCTGATCCCGAATGGTTTGCTGAACAGTCCGATCTTCTTAGCGATGATGAACTACGCAAAGCATTAAAGCATCGTTACGATGAGCTGCTTGAGCAGAAGCGCATCGTGTTTACCACCTTCCACCAAAGTTTTGCCTATGAGGATTTTATCGAGGGGATCCGCGCAACCACAGATGAAGATAGTGGTGCTCTGAAGTATGAGATCCAGGATGGGATCTTCAAGCAGCTCTGTGATAAGGCCTGCTCCAGAGATGCCATCCTCTCTGAAGAGAGTATTGATCTCAGCGGACGCCGGTTCTGGAAGATGTCACTGGGTAACACCAAGCTGGAAGATGATGATTACATTTACCAAGAGTGCCTTGAGAACAACTACGTACTTTTGGGCTGGGGTGGGAACATTGATTTCAGTGGCTGCAATAACAAGGACTCTATCAAAGAAAAGTTCGAGCAGGAACATGGAGAAGTACACGACTTTGCCCTTGCCTCTGTCCATCGTTTCAAAAATGAAATTCAAAAGGGTGATCTAATTGTAATATCTGATGGCAACCGTAAATTCCGGGCCATTGCTGAGATCACTGGCGAATATATGCATCAGCCAGAAGATGATAGAGATGACTATCATCAGGCTCGTAGCGTAAAATGGCTTCGCCGTTATGAGCCCAGTCAGCCAGTTGAAGCTCTATTCAACAAAAATCTAACCCAAAAAACACTATATGAGTTGAAGGGTGAAACCATCGTTCTGAAGCGGATGGCTGAGCTTCTCGCTCCAACCGGGACTACAGAGCAGGCCCTGAAGCCCCATGTCATAGTGATTGACGAGATTAACCGCGGCAATATCTCGCGGATCTTTGGTGAGCTGATCACCCTGCTGGAACCCAGCAAGCGCAAAGGTGAGGATGAAGGACACTCAGTGACCCTACCCTACTCGAAGACTCCGTTTACTATCCCCAACAACCTCTATGTCGTTGGCACCATGAATACCGCCGATAAGTCTCTGGCCCAGCTGGATCTGGCGTTGCGGCGGCGCTTCAGCTTCATCGAGATGTTACCCAATCCGAAGCTGCTTCAAGGGATAGAGGTGTTTGGAGTCGAAATCGACGAACTACTGAGCACCATCAACCAACGGATCGAGGTGCTGCTGGATCAGGATCATATGATTGGGCACAGCTACTTTATGCAGCTGCCATCTCTTGAATCTGAAGAGGATCGCCAGCAGGAGCTCAAACGAATTTTCAAAGAGAATATTTTACCTCTACTACAGGAGTACTTCTTTGATGACTTTGAGCGAATCGGCTGGGTATTGAACGATCCCAAGAAGTCAGACGAATGCCGCTTTATTACTCAGGGAGGCGATAACTCTATTGAGAAGCTATTTGGCGCCGAAGTTGCAGGACAGCTCAGTGATCGACGCTATCGCCTCAATGAGAGTGCCTTTGAAAATCCCGAAGCCTATCTGGGGATTATTGGGTAA
- a CDS encoding outer membrane protein, whose amino-acid sequence MKKTMISLAIVSAMAAQSALANTDNLTTAGLPQVNLNNQLSSTESHLAPAHYESMDFSAKDYAYINLSAGYGENSLITDIDDGLQALGVSSDRSHLAYSAAAGFIHNLNADFGLGGEAAYNQLDELKAQGYDLNNRSIDLAMVAMFHASKSWDIFFKGGASYQYAKLKHESTGWSDTNNSWVPMAGFGVGYNLTQNIAFNLTVNHYFGKDDLVNSQREINSDATGKVTSYLAGVRFKF is encoded by the coding sequence ATGAAAAAAACTATGATTAGCTTAGCCATTGTCTCTGCAATGGCTGCCCAGAGTGCATTGGCAAATACCGACAATCTAACCACTGCCGGATTACCTCAGGTAAATCTTAATAATCAGCTGAGTTCGACCGAGAGCCATCTCGCTCCTGCACACTATGAGTCGATGGATTTTTCTGCTAAAGACTATGCCTATATTAATTTGTCGGCAGGTTATGGAGAAAATAGCCTGATCACAGATATTGATGATGGCCTGCAAGCTTTGGGCGTCTCCAGTGACCGGAGTCACCTGGCCTATTCAGCGGCAGCCGGTTTTATTCATAATCTGAATGCGGACTTTGGGCTGGGCGGTGAAGCTGCCTATAACCAGCTCGATGAGCTCAAGGCCCAAGGCTATGATCTCAACAACCGCTCCATCGATCTAGCGATGGTTGCCATGTTCCATGCAAGCAAAAGCTGGGACATCTTCTTTAAGGGCGGTGCTTCCTATCAGTATGCCAAGTTAAAGCATGAATCAACCGGGTGGTCCGACACCAATAACAGCTGGGTACCAATGGCAGGCTTTGGTGTGGGCTATAACCTGACTCAGAACATCGCCTTCAACCTCACTGTGAACCACTACTTCGGCAAAGATGATCTGGTGAACTCACAGCGCGAGATCAACTCTGATGCCACCGGAAAGGTCACCAGTTACCTGGCGGGAGTGCGGTTTAAGTTCTAA
- a CDS encoding helix-turn-helix transcriptional regulator: MNWPLRWDLLLRYRFIEIVALWEGRLTTNHLIKSFGIGRQQASKDINTYIKEHVPDNLVYDKSLKGYTPTPGFTPKFTTGTADEYLHLLSRNTDIRNTFSGLDLGLNCCEALQIPLRNIEPTILRPLVQAARNQKRVELDYISMHSPEVETRVIAPHTLVCTPLRWHLRAYCEKNRDYRDFVLSRFRGEPDIMDASPNPMAEDQRWMTEISIILEPDSRLNPAQRAIIEHDYGMRDGKLEIATRGALVGYTLPALNIDPHKCEQQPEAQQIQIANRKALEPYLF, from the coding sequence ATGAACTGGCCGCTTCGCTGGGATCTGCTGCTGCGCTACCGCTTTATTGAGATTGTCGCCCTGTGGGAGGGACGACTAACCACCAATCACCTAATCAAGAGCTTTGGTATCGGTCGCCAGCAAGCATCCAAAGATATCAACACCTATATAAAGGAGCATGTTCCGGATAATCTGGTTTATGACAAGAGCCTTAAGGGATATACACCCACCCCGGGCTTTACCCCCAAGTTCACCACGGGTACGGCAGATGAATACCTGCACCTTTTGAGTCGCAATACAGATATTCGCAACACCTTTAGCGGTTTGGATCTGGGTCTGAACTGCTGTGAGGCATTGCAAATCCCGCTCCGCAATATCGAGCCCACCATCTTGCGTCCGCTGGTTCAGGCGGCCCGCAACCAAAAACGAGTCGAGTTAGACTACATATCGATGCATAGCCCGGAGGTCGAAACCCGGGTGATCGCCCCTCATACCCTGGTCTGTACCCCGCTACGCTGGCATTTGCGGGCCTATTGCGAGAAGAATCGTGACTACCGGGATTTCGTGCTGAGCCGCTTTCGCGGTGAGCCGGATATCATGGATGCCTCACCAAACCCCATGGCCGAGGATCAGCGCTGGATGACAGAGATCAGCATCATCTTGGAGCCGGACTCTAGACTTAATCCCGCTCAGCGGGCGATCATTGAGCATGATTACGGAATGCGAGACGGAAAGCTTGAGATCGCCACCCGGGGCGCCCTGGTTGGCTATACCCTACCGGCTTTGAATATCGACCCACACAAATGTGAGCAGCAACCCGAAGCCCAGCAGATCCAGATCGCGAACCGAAAAGCCCTTGAGCCTTATCTGTTCTAA